In Tachysurus fulvidraco isolate hzauxx_2018 chromosome 3, HZAU_PFXX_2.0, whole genome shotgun sequence, a single window of DNA contains:
- the LOC113651795 gene encoding NF-kappa-B inhibitor delta isoform X2: MTAGNPPIFASVFLFFCFFSAAPKEKPCYTLPTVKKLLEQKRKRETSSAPPSCASATNNAVASASIPVPTSDTSSTANNSFSDMTSMKYDRWDVAMQPHPSAFLDCNNLPSMCLNYLTDPSGGLNLPPAVYSPCLTMADPQSSSYTTLPLQECQSAQMPQHFPRTECPVTAAMPGSSADHRTQGLSVPSSGYLWSSGPRASTGPCMSVRPQMDMDMAKLEEARLFLQAMDYNRTIWKDDDGDTILHIYTAKGQREYAFAAAERLKELGTLDTKEHRGKTALMVAVTANQPEIVRDLLCLGADISICDIEGQTALHLAATYGFPHVMEVILSMKHRVDLEARNFEGLTPLHCAVISHNATMKALTSTSSSSTAWLPECDLQSQAKNKLICLQLLLEAGASLLRQEIKSNKTVLHLAVKEGNIQLVNFFLLKCQLPDMQAFINMKAHGHTALHMAAGLHGSPYQEELIRLLLSKGADPSIRNLENDQPVHLLQTGEQGEKLKLILKKKNASRRRITSLQDQE; the protein is encoded by the exons ATGACCGCTGGAAATCCTCCGATATTTGCGtccgtttttcttttcttttgctttttttccgCTG CGCCAAAGGAGAAGCCGTGTTACACGCTGCCCACAGTGAAGAAGCTCCTGGAGCAgaagagaaagcgagagacgtCTTCAGCTCCTCCGTCCTGTGCCTCTGCGACAAATAACGCGGTTGCTTCTGCGTCTATCCCA GTACCAACATCAGATACATCTTCCA CTGCAAACAACAGCTTTTCAGACATGACATCGATGAAGTATGACCGGTGGGACGTAGCCATGCAGCCACATCCCTCTGCTTTTCTGGATTGCAACAACCTCCCATCTATGTGTCTGAATTATTTAACAGACCCTTCAGGTGGTCTCAACCTCCCACCTGCAGTTTATAGCCCATGCTTAACCATGGCAGACCCTCAGTCTTCCAGCTATACTACTCTTCCACTGCAGGAATGTCAGAGTGCACAGATGCCACAGCATTTT ccCAGGACAGAGTGTCCTGTGACCGCAGCCATGCCCGGTTCCAGCGCTGATCACAGGACTCAGGGTTTAAGTGTTCCAAGCTCTGGTTACCTGTGGTCTTCTGGGCCCAGAGCATCTACAGGCCCCTGTATGTCAGTTAGACCCCAGATGGACATGGACATGGCTAAGCTGGAAGAGGCACGTCTCTTCCTTCAGGCCATGGATTACAACAGAACCATATGGAAGGACGATGATGGAGACAC AATTCTGCACATATACACTGCTAAGGGCCAAAGGGAATATGCCTTTGCTGCAGCAGAGAGACTGAAGGAGCTTGGCACTTTGGATACAAAGGAGCACAGAGGAAAG ACTGCTTTGATGGTAGCAGTGACAGCCAATCAACCAGAGATTGTGCGGGACCTGCTCTGTCTTGGAGCTGATATCAGCATCTGTGATATCGAAGGTCAAACCGCCCTGCATCTGGCAGCCACATATGGCTTTCCACATGTCATGGAG GTCATCCTCAGTATGAAACACAGAGTGGACTTGGAGGCTCGCAATTTTGAAG GACTAACCCCACTGCACTGTGCCGTGATCTCTCACAATGCCACAATGAAGGCTCTTACCTCCACCTCATCTTCATCCACTGCCTGGCTACCTGAGTGCGATCTGCAATCTCAAGccaaaaataaactgatttgtCTGCAGCTGCTACTGGAAGCAGGAGCTTCCCTTCTCAGGCAG gAAATTAAAAGTAATAAGACCGTACTCCATCTGGCTGTGAAGGAGGGAAATATCCAGCTGGTGAATTTCTTTTTGCTGAAATGCCAGCTGCCAGACATGCAGGCCTTTATCAACATGAAG GCCCACGGACACACGGCTTTGCACATGGCCGCAGGGTTACACGGGAGCCCCTATCAGGAGGAGTTGATCAGACTGCTGCTTAGCAAAGGAGCCGACCCGAGTATCCGCAACCTGGAGAACGACCAGCCCGTGCATCTGCTGCAAACTGGAGAACAAGGAGAGAAG CTCAAGCTCAtcttaaagaagaaaaatgcCTCTAGAAGGCGTATCACATCCTTACAGGACCAAGAATGA
- the LOC113651795 gene encoding NF-kappa-B inhibitor delta isoform X1, translated as MTAGNPPIFASVFLFFCFFSAAPKEKPCYTLPTVKKLLEQKRKRETSSAPPSCASATNNAVASASIPVPTSDTSSTANNSFSDMTSMKYDRWDVAMQPHPSAFLDCNNLPSMCLNYLTDPSGGLNLPPAVYSPCLTMADPQSSSYTTLPLQECQSAQMPQHFQPRTECPVTAAMPGSSADHRTQGLSVPSSGYLWSSGPRASTGPCMSVRPQMDMDMAKLEEARLFLQAMDYNRTIWKDDDGDTILHIYTAKGQREYAFAAAERLKELGTLDTKEHRGKTALMVAVTANQPEIVRDLLCLGADISICDIEGQTALHLAATYGFPHVMEVILSMKHRVDLEARNFEGLTPLHCAVISHNATMKALTSTSSSSTAWLPECDLQSQAKNKLICLQLLLEAGASLLRQEIKSNKTVLHLAVKEGNIQLVNFFLLKCQLPDMQAFINMKAHGHTALHMAAGLHGSPYQEELIRLLLSKGADPSIRNLENDQPVHLLQTGEQGEKLKLILKKKNASRRRITSLQDQE; from the exons ATGACCGCTGGAAATCCTCCGATATTTGCGtccgtttttcttttcttttgctttttttccgCTG CGCCAAAGGAGAAGCCGTGTTACACGCTGCCCACAGTGAAGAAGCTCCTGGAGCAgaagagaaagcgagagacgtCTTCAGCTCCTCCGTCCTGTGCCTCTGCGACAAATAACGCGGTTGCTTCTGCGTCTATCCCA GTACCAACATCAGATACATCTTCCA CTGCAAACAACAGCTTTTCAGACATGACATCGATGAAGTATGACCGGTGGGACGTAGCCATGCAGCCACATCCCTCTGCTTTTCTGGATTGCAACAACCTCCCATCTATGTGTCTGAATTATTTAACAGACCCTTCAGGTGGTCTCAACCTCCCACCTGCAGTTTATAGCCCATGCTTAACCATGGCAGACCCTCAGTCTTCCAGCTATACTACTCTTCCACTGCAGGAATGTCAGAGTGCACAGATGCCACAGCATTTT cagccCAGGACAGAGTGTCCTGTGACCGCAGCCATGCCCGGTTCCAGCGCTGATCACAGGACTCAGGGTTTAAGTGTTCCAAGCTCTGGTTACCTGTGGTCTTCTGGGCCCAGAGCATCTACAGGCCCCTGTATGTCAGTTAGACCCCAGATGGACATGGACATGGCTAAGCTGGAAGAGGCACGTCTCTTCCTTCAGGCCATGGATTACAACAGAACCATATGGAAGGACGATGATGGAGACAC AATTCTGCACATATACACTGCTAAGGGCCAAAGGGAATATGCCTTTGCTGCAGCAGAGAGACTGAAGGAGCTTGGCACTTTGGATACAAAGGAGCACAGAGGAAAG ACTGCTTTGATGGTAGCAGTGACAGCCAATCAACCAGAGATTGTGCGGGACCTGCTCTGTCTTGGAGCTGATATCAGCATCTGTGATATCGAAGGTCAAACCGCCCTGCATCTGGCAGCCACATATGGCTTTCCACATGTCATGGAG GTCATCCTCAGTATGAAACACAGAGTGGACTTGGAGGCTCGCAATTTTGAAG GACTAACCCCACTGCACTGTGCCGTGATCTCTCACAATGCCACAATGAAGGCTCTTACCTCCACCTCATCTTCATCCACTGCCTGGCTACCTGAGTGCGATCTGCAATCTCAAGccaaaaataaactgatttgtCTGCAGCTGCTACTGGAAGCAGGAGCTTCCCTTCTCAGGCAG gAAATTAAAAGTAATAAGACCGTACTCCATCTGGCTGTGAAGGAGGGAAATATCCAGCTGGTGAATTTCTTTTTGCTGAAATGCCAGCTGCCAGACATGCAGGCCTTTATCAACATGAAG GCCCACGGACACACGGCTTTGCACATGGCCGCAGGGTTACACGGGAGCCCCTATCAGGAGGAGTTGATCAGACTGCTGCTTAGCAAAGGAGCCGACCCGAGTATCCGCAACCTGGAGAACGACCAGCCCGTGCATCTGCTGCAAACTGGAGAACAAGGAGAGAAG CTCAAGCTCAtcttaaagaagaaaaatgcCTCTAGAAGGCGTATCACATCCTTACAGGACCAAGAATGA
- the LOC113651795 gene encoding NF-kappa-B inhibitor delta isoform X3 produces the protein MHLQKSPKEKPCYTLPTVKKLLEQKRKRETSSAPPSCASATNNAVASASIPVPTSDTSSTANNSFSDMTSMKYDRWDVAMQPHPSAFLDCNNLPSMCLNYLTDPSGGLNLPPAVYSPCLTMADPQSSSYTTLPLQECQSAQMPQHFQPRTECPVTAAMPGSSADHRTQGLSVPSSGYLWSSGPRASTGPCMSVRPQMDMDMAKLEEARLFLQAMDYNRTIWKDDDGDTILHIYTAKGQREYAFAAAERLKELGTLDTKEHRGKTALMVAVTANQPEIVRDLLCLGADISICDIEGQTALHLAATYGFPHVMEVILSMKHRVDLEARNFEGLTPLHCAVISHNATMKALTSTSSSSTAWLPECDLQSQAKNKLICLQLLLEAGASLLRQEIKSNKTVLHLAVKEGNIQLVNFFLLKCQLPDMQAFINMKAHGHTALHMAAGLHGSPYQEELIRLLLSKGADPSIRNLENDQPVHLLQTGEQGEKLKLILKKKNASRRRITSLQDQE, from the exons CGCCAAAGGAGAAGCCGTGTTACACGCTGCCCACAGTGAAGAAGCTCCTGGAGCAgaagagaaagcgagagacgtCTTCAGCTCCTCCGTCCTGTGCCTCTGCGACAAATAACGCGGTTGCTTCTGCGTCTATCCCA GTACCAACATCAGATACATCTTCCA CTGCAAACAACAGCTTTTCAGACATGACATCGATGAAGTATGACCGGTGGGACGTAGCCATGCAGCCACATCCCTCTGCTTTTCTGGATTGCAACAACCTCCCATCTATGTGTCTGAATTATTTAACAGACCCTTCAGGTGGTCTCAACCTCCCACCTGCAGTTTATAGCCCATGCTTAACCATGGCAGACCCTCAGTCTTCCAGCTATACTACTCTTCCACTGCAGGAATGTCAGAGTGCACAGATGCCACAGCATTTT cagccCAGGACAGAGTGTCCTGTGACCGCAGCCATGCCCGGTTCCAGCGCTGATCACAGGACTCAGGGTTTAAGTGTTCCAAGCTCTGGTTACCTGTGGTCTTCTGGGCCCAGAGCATCTACAGGCCCCTGTATGTCAGTTAGACCCCAGATGGACATGGACATGGCTAAGCTGGAAGAGGCACGTCTCTTCCTTCAGGCCATGGATTACAACAGAACCATATGGAAGGACGATGATGGAGACAC AATTCTGCACATATACACTGCTAAGGGCCAAAGGGAATATGCCTTTGCTGCAGCAGAGAGACTGAAGGAGCTTGGCACTTTGGATACAAAGGAGCACAGAGGAAAG ACTGCTTTGATGGTAGCAGTGACAGCCAATCAACCAGAGATTGTGCGGGACCTGCTCTGTCTTGGAGCTGATATCAGCATCTGTGATATCGAAGGTCAAACCGCCCTGCATCTGGCAGCCACATATGGCTTTCCACATGTCATGGAG GTCATCCTCAGTATGAAACACAGAGTGGACTTGGAGGCTCGCAATTTTGAAG GACTAACCCCACTGCACTGTGCCGTGATCTCTCACAATGCCACAATGAAGGCTCTTACCTCCACCTCATCTTCATCCACTGCCTGGCTACCTGAGTGCGATCTGCAATCTCAAGccaaaaataaactgatttgtCTGCAGCTGCTACTGGAAGCAGGAGCTTCCCTTCTCAGGCAG gAAATTAAAAGTAATAAGACCGTACTCCATCTGGCTGTGAAGGAGGGAAATATCCAGCTGGTGAATTTCTTTTTGCTGAAATGCCAGCTGCCAGACATGCAGGCCTTTATCAACATGAAG GCCCACGGACACACGGCTTTGCACATGGCCGCAGGGTTACACGGGAGCCCCTATCAGGAGGAGTTGATCAGACTGCTGCTTAGCAAAGGAGCCGACCCGAGTATCCGCAACCTGGAGAACGACCAGCCCGTGCATCTGCTGCAAACTGGAGAACAAGGAGAGAAG CTCAAGCTCAtcttaaagaagaaaaatgcCTCTAGAAGGCGTATCACATCCTTACAGGACCAAGAATGA
- the LOC113651809 gene encoding FXYD domain-containing ion transport regulator 7-like, translated as MATNAESMWEDQSAFNYDYETLQTTGLILAVVMFISGILIALSKKFKCSKSSNSSPVERLQSLQTEVPSQSV; from the exons TGGCCACTAATGCAG AGTCGATGTGGGAAGACCAGAGTGCATTTAATTATG ATTATGAGACTTTGCAAACCACCGGCCTCATTCTTGCTGTGGTAATGTTTATTTCTGGAATCCTCATTGCCCTGA gtaaaaaattcaaatgttcAAAGTCATCGAA CTCAAGTCCTGTGGAACGGCTTCAGTCCCTCCAAACAGAAG TACCTTCTCAGTCAGTATAG